The Methyloferula stellata AR4 genome includes a window with the following:
- a CDS encoding lysylphosphatidylglycerol synthase domain-containing protein, which yields MKKLGIALSLVIAGLSLFVLTRTLAGVDINALRGAIAATSGEQITSAFLLTALSFLALTGYDGLALRQLRLRVPYRTTALASFTSYAISFTLGFPLITAGTVRYWIYSQAGLTASKVASLTVIAGVTFWLGMALVIGVALAIEGHTISTLNHLDPTANRLIGFGVIAALLVYLVWVSIGHRRTRIQGLRLELPGLGVSLGQIVLGVIDLCSAAGVLYVLLPSHRLLDFFTFAATYVFACVLGIASNAPGGIGVFEAAMIKVVPVTSEAELLASLLLFRVIYYLIPFVLALAFIGAHEAFRRWKSLREAMIRSENGKFDEIE from the coding sequence TTGAAAAAACTTGGCATCGCGCTGAGCCTCGTGATCGCGGGGCTCTCGCTCTTCGTTTTGACGCGCACCCTGGCCGGCGTGGATATCAACGCCTTGCGCGGCGCCATCGCTGCCACGAGCGGCGAGCAGATCACCTCGGCCTTTCTGTTGACGGCTCTCTCCTTCCTGGCTTTGACGGGCTATGACGGCTTGGCTCTGCGGCAATTGCGTTTGCGCGTGCCTTACCGGACGACGGCTCTGGCCTCGTTTACGAGCTATGCCATCTCCTTCACCTTGGGCTTTCCGCTCATCACGGCAGGCACAGTTCGCTATTGGATCTATTCGCAAGCGGGCCTTACGGCGAGCAAGGTCGCGAGCCTCACCGTCATCGCGGGCGTTACCTTCTGGCTCGGCATGGCCCTGGTGATCGGCGTCGCCCTGGCGATAGAGGGGCATACGATCAGCACGCTCAATCATCTCGATCCGACGGCCAACCGGCTGATCGGCTTCGGCGTGATCGCGGCGCTGCTCGTCTATCTCGTTTGGGTCTCCATCGGACACCGCCGCACGCGCATTCAAGGCTTGCGCCTGGAACTGCCGGGGCTTGGCGTCAGTCTTGGCCAGATCGTTTTGGGCGTCATCGATCTTTGTTCGGCGGCGGGCGTGCTTTACGTCTTGCTGCCGTCGCATCGGCTGCTCGATTTTTTCACTTTCGCGGCGACCTATGTCTTTGCTTGCGTCCTTGGCATCGCCAGCAATGCGCCGGGCGGAATCGGCGTTTTCGAGGCGGCCATGATCAAGGTCGTGCCGGTGACGTCCGAGGCGGAGCTTCTCGCCTCGCTGCTTCTCTTCCGAGTGATCTACTATCTCATTCCCTTCGTTCTCGCGCTCGCCTTTATCGGGGCGCATGAAGCCTTCCGGCGTTGGAAGAGTCTCCGCGAGGCGATGATCCGCAGCGAAAACGGGAAATTCGACGAGATCGAATGA
- a CDS encoding ATP-binding protein — MDQKRDFNTLKLVGGLIEALPEAVLVIAADDRVLLFNEPAHTLFPTLRPGDLLARSLRSPDVLDSLGRVRSTGRSERVTWLERVPVERVFEVNVAPLAGADIKPTLVLTLRDLSETRRIERMRADFVANASHELRTPLASLLGFVETLMGPAREDAQARTKFLIIMREQAQRMSRLVDDLLSLSRIEQNLHLRPQEAVDLTAVCRHIVDTLGPLARENEVALKLDASAPVIVAGDRDELLRVAENLVENAIKYGASYPTNADKSVDISVLAPKGEGLLMVRDHGPGIAPEHLPRLTERFYRVDAGQSRAKGGTGLGLAIVKHIIARHRGRLNIESKLGEGATFSVALPLHPR, encoded by the coding sequence ATGGATCAAAAACGCGATTTCAACACGCTCAAGCTGGTCGGCGGTCTCATCGAGGCTCTGCCCGAAGCCGTCCTGGTCATCGCCGCCGATGACCGGGTTCTCCTGTTCAACGAGCCGGCGCATACGCTGTTTCCGACGCTGCGCCCCGGCGATCTCCTGGCCCGGAGCCTGCGCTCTCCGGACGTGCTCGATTCCCTTGGACGCGTGCGTTCGACTGGCCGGTCGGAGCGGGTGACCTGGCTTGAACGCGTGCCGGTCGAACGCGTCTTCGAGGTCAATGTCGCGCCGCTCGCCGGCGCCGATATCAAGCCGACGCTCGTTCTCACATTGCGCGACTTGAGCGAAACGCGGCGCATCGAACGGATGCGCGCCGATTTCGTCGCCAATGCCAGCCATGAATTGCGCACGCCGCTCGCATCTCTGCTCGGCTTCGTCGAGACCTTGATGGGGCCGGCGCGGGAGGACGCGCAAGCCCGCACCAAATTTCTGATCATCATGCGCGAGCAGGCGCAGCGCATGTCGCGCCTCGTCGACGATCTTTTGTCCTTGTCGCGGATCGAGCAGAATTTGCATCTGCGGCCGCAGGAGGCGGTCGATCTGACGGCCGTATGCCGCCATATCGTCGATACGCTTGGGCCCCTGGCGCGGGAAAATGAAGTGGCTTTGAAATTGGACGCTTCCGCGCCGGTCATCGTCGCGGGCGATCGTGACGAATTGCTGCGCGTGGCGGAAAATCTCGTCGAGAACGCGATCAAATATGGGGCCTCATATCCCACCAATGCCGATAAGAGCGTCGATATTTCGGTTCTGGCGCCGAAAGGCGAGGGCTTGTTGATGGTCCGCGACCACGGTCCGGGCATCGCGCCGGAACATCTGCCGCGTCTGACCGAACGCTTCTATCGTGTCGATGCCGGGCAGAGCCGGGCGAAGGGCGGAACGGGTCTTGGCCTCGCGATCGTCAAGCATATTATCGCGCGCCATCGGGGCCGCTTGAATATCGAGTCAAAACTCGGCGAAGGCGCCACCTTCAGCGTCGCTCTTCCGCTTCATCCGCGCTGA
- the pstB gene encoding phosphate ABC transporter ATP-binding protein PstB — MNETSSGLTLKMSIKDLNFFYGDTLALKSVNLPFHAHKVTALIGPSGCGKSTLLRVLNRMYDLYPRQRAEGEVLLDGVNILKPDQDLNMLRARVGMVFQKPTPFPMTIYDNIAFGIKLYEKVPKKELDDRIEAALKGAALWDEVSGKLHTSGLSLSGGQQQRLCIARTIAIHPEVILFDEPCSALDPISTAKIEELIDELKEAYTIVIVTHNMQQAARVSEFTAFMYLGELVEYGDTSRIFTQPEKPQTQNYITGRFG, encoded by the coding sequence ATGAATGAGACGAGCTCTGGCTTGACCCTGAAGATGTCGATCAAGGATCTCAATTTCTTTTATGGCGACACGCTTGCCCTGAAATCCGTCAACCTGCCGTTCCACGCCCATAAGGTGACGGCTTTGATCGGTCCTTCCGGCTGCGGGAAGTCGACGCTGCTGCGCGTCTTGAACCGGATGTATGATCTCTATCCGAGGCAGCGCGCGGAAGGCGAAGTCCTTCTCGATGGCGTCAATATTCTCAAGCCCGACCAGGATCTCAATATGCTGCGGGCGCGGGTCGGCATGGTGTTCCAGAAACCGACCCCCTTTCCGATGACGATCTATGATAACATCGCCTTCGGCATCAAACTTTACGAGAAGGTGCCGAAGAAGGAACTCGACGATCGCATCGAAGCGGCCTTGAAGGGCGCTGCTTTATGGGACGAAGTTTCGGGCAAGCTTCATACGAGCGGCTTGTCCTTGTCGGGTGGCCAGCAGCAAAGGCTTTGCATTGCGCGTACTATCGCCATTCATCCGGAAGTCATCCTGTTCGACGAGCCCTGCTCGGCGCTAGATCCGATATCCACCGCGAAGATCGAAGAATTGATCGATGAGCTCAAGGAAGCTTACACGATCGTCATCGTGACGCATAATATGCAGCAGGCGGCGCGAGTCTCCGAGTTTACGGCATTCATGTATCTCGGCGAATTGGTCGAATATGGCGACACGTCGCGGATTTTCACGCAGCCGGAAAAGCCTCAAACACAAAATTATATCACCGGCCGGTTTGGCTGA
- the phoU gene encoding phosphate signaling complex protein PhoU: MSDHTVRAYDKELEVLGRKIAEMGGIAEKMASDAMDALANFDLDLAERTVAADPRLDILQRDIEEQAILTIARRQPMAVDLREIVAAIRVSGDLERVGDLAKNIAKRTLKIAAEPRIPRAIVGLKTMYETAAMLLKDVLDAYAQRDVERARSVWTRDMQLDALEDSVFRDLLTFMMEDPRNISFCAHLLFCSKNIERIGDHSTNIAETVVYLVTGEALPMDRPKGGQVLAPQSA; encoded by the coding sequence ATGTCCGACCACACCGTCAGAGCCTACGACAAGGAACTCGAAGTTCTCGGCCGCAAGATCGCCGAAATGGGCGGTATCGCCGAGAAAATGGCGTCAGATGCCATGGACGCGCTTGCGAATTTCGATCTCGATCTTGCCGAGAGAACGGTCGCCGCCGACCCGCGCCTCGATATTCTGCAACGCGATATCGAAGAGCAGGCCATTTTGACGATCGCGCGGCGCCAGCCGATGGCCGTCGATTTGCGCGAGATTGTTGCCGCCATCAGGGTCTCGGGCGATCTTGAGCGCGTCGGTGACCTCGCAAAGAACATCGCAAAGCGGACCCTGAAAATCGCGGCCGAGCCGCGCATTCCGCGCGCGATCGTCGGCCTCAAAACAATGTATGAAACCGCGGCCATGCTTTTGAAGGATGTTCTCGACGCCTATGCACAGCGCGATGTCGAACGCGCCCGCAGCGTCTGGACGCGCGACATGCAGCTCGATGCCCTGGAAGATTCCGTCTTCCGCGATCTTCTCACCTTCATGATGGAAGATCCGCGCAACATTTCGTTTTGTGCGCATCTTTTATTCTGCTCGAAGAACATCGAGCGGATCGGCGATCATTCGACCAATATAGCGGAAACCGTCGTTTATCTGGTGACGGGTGAGGCCTTGCCGATGGATCGGCCGAAAGGCGGCCAGGTCCTGGCACCGCAATCGGCTTAA
- a CDS encoding GcrA family cell cycle regulator, which yields MSWTDERVELLRKLWLEGLSASQIAGELANGITRNAVIGKVHRLGLSGRVKAQAAPSTRVRLKQPQRPMMTRSSGGPVIRGNTALAMKAEPFEYLAPKPIENIVIPMTERVTIMELKESMCRWPHGDPTSAEFRYCGAHKTTASEGPYCAYHTRMAYQPVQERRRERERERRMQNSAEG from the coding sequence ATGTCCTGGACGGATGAACGAGTTGAGCTCCTGCGGAAGCTCTGGCTCGAAGGATTAAGCGCCAGCCAGATTGCTGGTGAACTTGCGAATGGGATCACGCGCAACGCCGTCATCGGCAAGGTTCATCGCCTCGGTCTTTCCGGACGCGTCAAAGCGCAGGCGGCACCCAGTACCAGAGTGAGGCTGAAACAGCCGCAACGCCCGATGATGACGCGGTCCAGCGGCGGTCCGGTCATCCGGGGCAATACGGCCTTGGCGATGAAAGCGGAGCCATTCGAATATCTGGCACCGAAGCCGATCGAAAACATCGTCATTCCGATGACCGAGCGTGTCACGATCATGGAATTGAAGGAATCCATGTGCCGCTGGCCGCATGGCGATCCGACAAGCGCGGAGTTCCGCTATTGCGGGGCGCACAAAACAACCGCGTCCGAAGGGCCCTATTGCGCCTATCACACGCGCATGGCCTATCAGCCCGTGCAGGAACGCCGCCGCGAACGTGAGCGCGAAAGGCGAATGCAGAATTCGGCGGAAGGGTAA
- a CDS encoding aspartate aminotransferase family protein, translating into MGSSLLPTYARADLAFERGEGAWLISTKGERFLDFGAGIAVASLGHANPALVEALTRQAQKLWHTSNLFEIPEAERLAKRLTEVTFADLVFFTNSGAEAVEGALKTARKFQSASGHPEKFEIITCEGAFHGRTLATIAAGGNPKYLEGFGPKLEGFVQIPLNDIEALKAAVGPHTGAILVEPIQGEGGIRMATREFLETMRQLCDEHGLLLIFDEVQTGVGRVGTLFSYEHYGVVPDIMAIAKGLGGGFPLGAFLTTRDAGKGMQVGTHGTTYGGNPLATTVGMAVLDIVLGPGFLDHVKAMGLLLKQRLAELQDAHPDVIADVRGLGLMLGLALHGPVANFVAAARQEKILVIPAADNVARLLPPLIITEDEIAEAIRRLDATCLRLEAEMGLAQKRAAL; encoded by the coding sequence GTGGGCTCGTCGCTGCTTCCGACCTATGCGCGTGCGGATCTCGCTTTCGAGCGCGGTGAGGGCGCATGGCTCATCTCGACCAAAGGCGAGCGTTTCCTCGATTTTGGCGCGGGCATTGCCGTGGCCTCGCTCGGCCATGCCAATCCGGCGCTTGTCGAAGCTCTGACCCGTCAAGCGCAAAAGCTCTGGCATACCTCGAACCTCTTCGAGATCCCAGAAGCCGAGCGGCTGGCCAAACGCCTGACCGAAGTGACCTTCGCCGATCTCGTCTTCTTTACGAATTCGGGCGCCGAAGCCGTCGAAGGCGCGCTGAAGACCGCGCGCAAATTTCAATCGGCGAGCGGTCATCCTGAAAAGTTTGAGATCATCACCTGCGAAGGCGCCTTTCATGGCCGTACGCTGGCGACGATCGCTGCCGGCGGCAATCCCAAATATCTCGAAGGTTTCGGTCCCAAGCTCGAAGGCTTCGTTCAAATCCCGTTGAATGATATCGAGGCTCTGAAGGCCGCCGTCGGGCCGCATACGGGGGCAATCCTCGTCGAGCCCATTCAGGGCGAGGGCGGCATTCGCATGGCGACGCGCGAATTCCTCGAAACGATGCGCCAGCTCTGCGACGAACACGGGTTGCTCTTGATCTTCGACGAAGTGCAAACGGGCGTCGGGCGCGTCGGCACGCTGTTTTCCTACGAGCATTACGGTGTCGTGCCGGACATCATGGCCATTGCCAAAGGGCTCGGCGGCGGTTTCCCGCTCGGTGCCTTTTTGACCACGCGAGACGCCGGCAAAGGCATGCAGGTCGGCACGCATGGCACGACTTATGGCGGCAATCCGCTCGCAACCACCGTCGGCATGGCCGTGCTCGATATCGTGCTTGGACCCGGCTTTCTCGATCATGTGAAGGCGATGGGGCTTTTGCTCAAGCAGCGTCTGGCCGAGCTCCAGGACGCCCATCCCGACGTGATCGCAGATGTGCGCGGGCTTGGTTTGATGCTTGGGCTCGCTTTGCATGGGCCCGTCGCAAATTTTGTCGCCGCCGCCCGCCAGGAGAAAATTCTGGTCATTCCGGCGGCCGACAATGTCGCGCGCCTCTTGCCGCCGCTGATCATCACGGAAGACGAGATCGCGGAAGCGATCCGGCGATTGGATGCAACCTGCCTGCGGCTCGAGGCCGAAATGGGCCTCGCGCAGAAGAGAGCCGCGCTATGA
- the argF gene encoding ornithine carbamoyltransferase, with protein sequence MTASHSGLNGTATARHFLDLSEIPAPDLRHILDAAARIKAGRRKGQIAAERPLAGKMLAMIFDKPSTRTRVSFDVGMRELGGETIMLTGQEMQLGRGETIADTARVLSRFVDAVVIRILSHTDMQELADHASIPVINGLTKKTHPCQVMADVLTFEEHRGPIKGRTVAWTGDANNVLASWVHAAQRFDFEINVATPAELAMPAELVEWAKRSKTRLNVTRDPFEAVRRADAVISDCWVSMGDEDETFRHNLLAPYQVNAKLMAAAAKDAIFMHCLPAHRGEEVTDEVIDGPQSVVFDEAENRLHAQKGILAWCLGASGA encoded by the coding sequence ATGACGGCATCTCATTCCGGCCTGAACGGCACGGCGACGGCCCGCCATTTCCTCGATCTTTCGGAGATACCGGCCCCCGATCTGCGGCATATTCTCGATGCTGCGGCTCGCATCAAGGCAGGCCGCCGCAAGGGTCAGATCGCGGCTGAGCGCCCGCTGGCAGGCAAGATGCTTGCGATGATATTCGACAAGCCGTCGACGCGGACGCGCGTCTCCTTCGACGTCGGCATGCGCGAATTGGGCGGCGAGACGATCATGCTGACAGGGCAGGAGATGCAGCTCGGACGCGGCGAGACCATCGCCGATACGGCGCGCGTTCTCTCGCGTTTCGTCGACGCGGTCGTCATCCGCATCCTGAGCCATACGGACATGCAGGAATTGGCCGATCACGCGAGCATCCCCGTCATCAATGGCCTCACCAAGAAGACGCATCCCTGCCAGGTGATGGCCGACGTGCTCACCTTCGAGGAACATCGCGGTCCAATCAAGGGCCGCACCGTCGCCTGGACGGGCGATGCCAATAACGTGCTCGCAAGTTGGGTTCACGCAGCGCAGCGGTTCGACTTCGAGATCAATGTCGCAACGCCCGCCGAACTCGCCATGCCGGCGGAACTGGTCGAATGGGCGAAGCGTTCAAAAACGCGTTTGAATGTCACGCGCGATCCCTTCGAGGCGGTGCGCCGTGCCGATGCGGTGATTTCGGATTGCTGGGTTTCGATGGGCGACGAGGATGAAACTTTTCGGCATAATCTTCTCGCGCCCTATCAGGTGAACGCGAAACTCATGGCCGCCGCCGCCAAGGACGCGATCTTCATGCATTGTCTGCCGGCGCATCGCGGCGAAGAAGTCACCGATGAAGTGATCGATGGACCGCAATCCGTTGTCTTCGACGAGGCGGAAAACCGGCTGCATGCGCAAAAGGGCATTCTTGCCTGGTGTTTGGGGGCGAGCGGCGCATGA
- a CDS encoding Hsp33 family molecular chaperone, with the protein MSGSEPSRPVSDRGLDDVVLPFSVEPLDVRGRVVRLGPAVDHILGQHKYPPPVARLVGEAAALTVLLGTSLKMEGRFQLQTRSDGLIGMLVVDFDAPDRLRAFARYDSERLAEIDAETELLGKGHLAFTIDQGNDMSRYQGVVALEGQGLEEAAHQYFRQSEQIPTRVRLAVAESVTGAGANWRAGGLMVQFLPTSPERQRQIDLDPGDAPAGTAPPAQEEDDAWTEAKLLASTIEDHELVDPTLSSERLLYRLFHERGVKVFEPQEVRDSCRCSRDGIANMLRNFSAQERRDMIGDNGKIGVTCEFCSTFREFDPKDFDEG; encoded by the coding sequence ATGAGCGGTTCCGAACCTTCCCGCCCGGTCTCGGATCGCGGACTCGACGATGTCGTTTTGCCCTTTTCGGTCGAACCGCTCGACGTGCGCGGCCGTGTCGTACGGCTTGGGCCCGCGGTCGATCACATTTTGGGCCAGCATAAATATCCGCCGCCGGTCGCGCGGCTCGTCGGCGAAGCGGCGGCCTTGACCGTGCTGCTCGGCACCTCGCTCAAAATGGAGGGCCGCTTTCAATTGCAGACCCGCAGCGATGGGCTGATCGGCATGCTCGTCGTCGATTTCGATGCGCCCGATCGGCTACGGGCTTTCGCGCGCTATGATTCCGAGCGGCTGGCCGAGATCGATGCCGAGACCGAGCTTCTCGGCAAAGGCCATTTGGCCTTTACGATCGATCAGGGCAATGACATGTCGCGCTATCAGGGCGTCGTGGCGCTCGAAGGGCAGGGGTTGGAGGAAGCGGCGCATCAATATTTCCGCCAGTCCGAACAGATCCCGACGCGCGTGCGCCTCGCGGTGGCCGAAAGCGTGACGGGCGCCGGCGCCAATTGGCGCGCCGGCGGGTTGATGGTGCAGTTCTTGCCGACCTCGCCCGAGCGGCAGCGCCAGATCGATCTCGATCCAGGCGATGCGCCGGCCGGCACCGCGCCGCCCGCCCAGGAAGAAGACGATGCCTGGACGGAGGCCAAATTGCTCGCCTCGACCATCGAGGATCATGAGCTTGTCGATCCGACATTGTCGAGCGAACGCCTGCTCTATCGCCTGTTCCATGAGCGTGGCGTCAAAGTCTTCGAACCGCAAGAAGTGCGGGACTCGTGTCGTTGTTCGCGCGACGGCATTGCCAATATGCTGCGGAATTTTTCAGCCCAGGAGCGCCGCGACATGATCGGCGACAATGGCAAGATCGGCGTCACCTGCGAATTCTGCTCGACCTTCCGGGAGTTCGATCCGAAGGATTTCGACGAGGGGTGA
- a CDS encoding type II toxin-antitoxin system RelE/ParE family toxin, giving the protein MSAIFKGKQLDEILDGRCPKGFPASILKVARRKLAIVKAAAFLEDLKAPPGNKLHPLVGDRSGQWAIWINDQYRICFCWTDKGANDIEITDYH; this is encoded by the coding sequence ATGTCGGCGATTTTCAAAGGCAAGCAGCTTGATGAAATTCTTGACGGCAGGTGTCCGAAGGGATTTCCGGCTTCAATTCTCAAAGTCGCTCGACGGAAACTTGCCATCGTGAAAGCCGCCGCTTTTCTCGAAGACTTGAAAGCGCCGCCAGGAAATAAACTTCATCCCTTGGTCGGTGACAGGTCAGGGCAATGGGCGATTTGGATCAACGATCAATACCGCATCTGCTTCTGCTGGACGGACAAGGGCGCCAACGACATCGAAATTACCGATTACCATTAG
- a CDS encoding HigA family addiction module antitoxin — translation MTKQLPPLHPGEILREEFILPYGLTAGKVAKACGVPRTRIERIVNEEKGLSGDTALRLAKFFRTSPEFWMNLQSLYEVQVAKREIGEKIEEIEPIDIAD, via the coding sequence ATGACCAAGCAACTGCCGCCCCTCCACCCGGGCGAAATTCTTCGCGAGGAATTCATCCTGCCTTACGGTCTCACCGCCGGAAAAGTCGCCAAGGCTTGCGGCGTGCCCAGGACCCGCATCGAACGCATCGTGAATGAAGAAAAAGGCCTCAGCGGTGATACGGCTTTAAGGCTTGCTAAGTTTTTCCGGACGTCTCCCGAATTCTGGATGAACCTGCAATCTCTTTACGAAGTGCAGGTTGCCAAACGTGAGATCGGCGAGAAAATCGAAGAGATCGAACCGATCGATATCGCCGATTGA
- the coaA gene encoding type I pantothenate kinase produces MEKQAELGPALPSPYHRFSRHEWAALRADTPLTLTMEDLARLQSIDDPISLEEVIAIYLPLSRLLALYVAATQGLFKATQRFLDAEDGKVPYIIGVGGSVAAGKSTLSRVMQALLSRWHNTPKVELVTTDGFLHDNAFLQREGLMDKKGFPESYDGAELLHFLSNIKAGQRHVPAPVYSHLTYDIVPGESVAVDRPDILIVEGLNVLLPNRAMKDGRAIPFVSDFFDFSIYLHAEEDDLEKWYVSRFMRLRQTAFRDPRSYFRKYAELSDTEAEAVARSIWQRINLANLRENILPTRPRADLILTKGPSHRIEQVELRKL; encoded by the coding sequence ATGGAAAAACAGGCCGAGCTCGGCCCGGCGCTTCCGTCACCCTATCATCGCTTCAGCCGCCATGAATGGGCGGCTTTGCGCGCCGACACGCCGCTCACCTTGACGATGGAAGATCTGGCGCGGCTGCAATCGATCGACGATCCGATTTCGCTCGAAGAAGTCATCGCGATCTACCTGCCGCTGTCGCGTCTTCTCGCGCTTTACGTCGCAGCCACGCAAGGGCTCTTCAAAGCGACCCAGCGCTTCCTCGATGCGGAAGACGGCAAGGTGCCTTATATCATTGGCGTCGGCGGCTCTGTCGCCGCTGGCAAATCGACTTTGTCGCGCGTGATGCAGGCGCTTTTGTCGCGCTGGCACAATACGCCCAAGGTCGAGCTCGTGACGACGGACGGCTTTCTCCATGACAATGCCTTTCTCCAGCGCGAAGGCTTGATGGACAAGAAAGGCTTTCCGGAGAGCTATGACGGCGCCGAGCTTTTGCACTTTCTGTCGAACATCAAAGCCGGCCAGCGCCACGTCCCCGCGCCGGTCTATTCGCATCTGACTTACGACATCGTGCCGGGCGAGAGCGTTGCCGTCGACCGGCCGGATATTCTCATCGTCGAGGGGCTCAACGTGCTCTTGCCGAACCGGGCGATGAAGGACGGCCGCGCCATCCCCTTCGTCTCGGATTTCTTCGATTTTTCGATCTATCTTCATGCCGAGGAAGACGATCTCGAAAAATGGTACGTGTCGCGTTTCATGCGGCTGCGGCAGACGGCGTTCCGCGATCCGCGCTCCTATTTCCGGAAATATGCGGAGCTGAGCGATACAGAGGCCGAGGCCGTCGCGCGCTCGATCTGGCAGCGCATCAATCTCGCCAATCTGCGCGAGAACATCTTGCCGACACGGCCGCGCGCCGATCTCATCCTCACCAAGGGTCCGAGCCACCGCATCGAGCAGGTGGAGCTGCGGAAGCTTTAG
- a CDS encoding phosphoribosyl-ATP diphosphatase: MTTFTLTDLAAIISARAGAAAASSYTKSLLEAGPARVAKKLGEEAVETVIAAVQSDRAALICESADLLYHLLVLFQASGISMQEVLAELERRTQQSGHEEKAARTTAGV, translated from the coding sequence ATGACCACCTTCACTTTGACGGATCTTGCCGCGATCATCAGTGCACGCGCAGGTGCGGCGGCTGCATCCTCCTATACGAAGTCCCTTCTGGAGGCGGGTCCCGCGCGGGTCGCAAAGAAACTCGGCGAAGAGGCCGTCGAAACGGTCATCGCGGCTGTCCAAAGTGATAGGGCGGCACTCATTTGCGAAAGCGCCGATCTCCTCTATCATCTGCTCGTGCTTTTCCAGGCGAGCGGAATCTCCATGCAAGAGGTTTTGGCCGAACTCGAGCGGCGGACGCAGCAATCGGGGCATGAGGAAAAGGCCGCCCGCACGACGGCCGGCGTTTAG
- the hisF gene encoding imidazole glycerol phosphate synthase subunit HisF has translation MLKSRIIPCLDVKDGRVVKGINFLDLRDAGDPVECAIAYDAAGADELCFLDITASHEDRGIMLDVVRRTAEACFMPLTVGGGVRVLDDIRKLLLAGADKVSINTAAVSDRAFVKAAAEKFGNQCIVVAIDAKATAPGKWEIFTHGGRKPTGIDAIQYAREVVALGAGELLLTSMDRDGTKSGFDLALTRAVTDAVSVPVIASGGVGTLAHLVEGIREGGATAVLAASIFHFGTFSIGEAKHYMAEHGVAIRLDTPSNKPVG, from the coding sequence TTGCTTAAGTCGCGCATCATCCCCTGCCTCGACGTGAAGGATGGCCGCGTCGTCAAGGGCATTAATTTCCTCGACCTGCGCGATGCCGGCGATCCGGTCGAATGCGCCATCGCCTATGATGCGGCGGGCGCCGACGAACTTTGCTTTCTCGACATTACGGCGAGCCATGAAGATCGCGGCATCATGCTCGATGTCGTGCGCCGCACGGCGGAAGCCTGTTTCATGCCGCTCACCGTCGGCGGCGGCGTCAGGGTTCTCGACGATATCCGCAAGCTGTTGCTGGCAGGTGCCGACAAGGTCTCGATCAATACGGCGGCCGTCTCCGATCGCGCTTTCGTGAAGGCCGCGGCGGAGAAATTCGGCAATCAATGCATTGTCGTCGCCATAGATGCGAAGGCCACGGCCCCAGGCAAATGGGAGATCTTCACCCATGGCGGCCGTAAGCCTACCGGCATCGACGCGATCCAATATGCCCGCGAAGTGGTTGCGCTCGGCGCGGGCGAACTGCTTTTGACCTCGATGGACCGCGACGGCACCAAGAGCGGCTTCGACCTCGCGCTAACCCGCGCCGTGACCGATGCGGTCTCGGTGCCCGTCATCGCGTCCGGCGGTGTCGGCACGCTCGCTCATCTCGTCGAAGGCATCCGGGAAGGCGGCGCAACCGCCGTGCTCGCCGCCTCGATCTTCCACTTCGGCACATTTTCAATCGGCGAGGCGAAGCATTATATGGCCGAGCATGGTGTCGCGATCCGGTTGGATACGCCCTCCAATAAGCCAGTGGGATAG